In one window of Canis aureus isolate CA01 chromosome 25, VMU_Caureus_v.1.0, whole genome shotgun sequence DNA:
- the CLEC7A gene encoding C-type lectin domain family 7 member A isoform X1 produces MEYHSGVENLDEDGYTQLNFHSQGITGRPVVLEKVTCATSPHWRPIAVTLGILCLLMLVIAVILGTTGEYWYSTTTPLPPTDISFWRFNSGSNPLKNDNFPSRNKENHSQPTQSSLEDHVAPTKALTTTGAFSSSCPPNWITHKNNCYLFSTSLASWNRSKRHCSQLHSNLLKIDTAEELEFIVRQVSSQPDNSFWIGLSRHQTEGPLLWEDGSVFSSNLFQIRSTDTQENSSHNCVWIHLSIIYDQLCSVPSYSICEKKMS; encoded by the exons ATGGAATACCATTCTGGGGTAGAAAATTTGGATGAAGATGGTTATACTCAATTAAACTTCCACTCTCAAGGCATCACTGGGCGACCTGTGGTCTTAGAAAAAG TAACTTGTGCTACCTCTCCTCATTGGCGTCCCATTGCTGTGACTTTGGGAATTCTATGCTTGCTAATGCTGGTGATAGCTGTGATACTGGGTACCACAGGTGAGTATTGGTACTCAACAACAACACCACTACCACCAACAGATATTT CTTTTTGGAGATTCAATTCAGGCAGCAACCCATTGAAGAATGACAACTTTCCatcaagaaataaagagaacCACAGTCAACCCACACAGTCATCTTTAGAAGACCATGTGGCTCCTACCAAGGCTCTCACAACCACAG GAGCTTTTTCCAGCTCTTGTCCTCCTAATTGGATCACACATAAGAACAACTGTTACCTATTTAGCACATCATTAGCTTCCTGGAATAGAAGTAAAAGACACTGCTCTCAACTGCACTCTAATCTCCTGAAGATAGACACTGCAGAAGAACTG GAATTTATAGTAAGACAAGTGTCTTCTCAACCTGATAATTCATTCTGGATAGGACTTTCTCGCCATCAGACCGAAGGACCATTGCTGTGGGAGGATGGCTCAGTGTTCTCATCGAACTT ATTTCAAATCAGAAGCACAGACACCCAAGAAAACTCATCTCACAATTGTGTGTGGATCCACCTGTCAATAATTTATGACCAACTTTGTAGTGTGCCCTCATATAGTATTTGTGAGAAGAAAATGTCATGA
- the CLEC7A gene encoding C-type lectin domain family 7 member A isoform X2: protein MEYHSGVENLDEDGYTQLNFHSQGITGRPVVLEKVTCATSPHWRPIAVTLGILCLLMLVIAVILGTTAFWRFNSGSNPLKNDNFPSRNKENHSQPTQSSLEDHVAPTKALTTTGAFSSSCPPNWITHKNNCYLFSTSLASWNRSKRHCSQLHSNLLKIDTAEELEFIVRQVSSQPDNSFWIGLSRHQTEGPLLWEDGSVFSSNLFQIRSTDTQENSSHNCVWIHLSIIYDQLCSVPSYSICEKKMS from the exons ATGGAATACCATTCTGGGGTAGAAAATTTGGATGAAGATGGTTATACTCAATTAAACTTCCACTCTCAAGGCATCACTGGGCGACCTGTGGTCTTAGAAAAAG TAACTTGTGCTACCTCTCCTCATTGGCGTCCCATTGCTGTGACTTTGGGAATTCTATGCTTGCTAATGCTGGTGATAGCTGTGATACTGGGTACCACAG CTTTTTGGAGATTCAATTCAGGCAGCAACCCATTGAAGAATGACAACTTTCCatcaagaaataaagagaacCACAGTCAACCCACACAGTCATCTTTAGAAGACCATGTGGCTCCTACCAAGGCTCTCACAACCACAG GAGCTTTTTCCAGCTCTTGTCCTCCTAATTGGATCACACATAAGAACAACTGTTACCTATTTAGCACATCATTAGCTTCCTGGAATAGAAGTAAAAGACACTGCTCTCAACTGCACTCTAATCTCCTGAAGATAGACACTGCAGAAGAACTG GAATTTATAGTAAGACAAGTGTCTTCTCAACCTGATAATTCATTCTGGATAGGACTTTCTCGCCATCAGACCGAAGGACCATTGCTGTGGGAGGATGGCTCAGTGTTCTCATCGAACTT ATTTCAAATCAGAAGCACAGACACCCAAGAAAACTCATCTCACAATTGTGTGTGGATCCACCTGTCAATAATTTATGACCAACTTTGTAGTGTGCCCTCATATAGTATTTGTGAGAAGAAAATGTCATGA
- the CLEC7A gene encoding C-type lectin domain family 7 member A isoform X3, with the protein MEYHSGVENLDEDGYTQLNFHSQGITGRPVVLEKVTCATSPHWRPIAVTLGILCLLMLVIAVILGTTGAFSSSCPPNWITHKNNCYLFSTSLASWNRSKRHCSQLHSNLLKIDTAEELEFIVRQVSSQPDNSFWIGLSRHQTEGPLLWEDGSVFSSNLFQIRSTDTQENSSHNCVWIHLSIIYDQLCSVPSYSICEKKMS; encoded by the exons ATGGAATACCATTCTGGGGTAGAAAATTTGGATGAAGATGGTTATACTCAATTAAACTTCCACTCTCAAGGCATCACTGGGCGACCTGTGGTCTTAGAAAAAG TAACTTGTGCTACCTCTCCTCATTGGCGTCCCATTGCTGTGACTTTGGGAATTCTATGCTTGCTAATGCTGGTGATAGCTGTGATACTGGGTACCACAG GAGCTTTTTCCAGCTCTTGTCCTCCTAATTGGATCACACATAAGAACAACTGTTACCTATTTAGCACATCATTAGCTTCCTGGAATAGAAGTAAAAGACACTGCTCTCAACTGCACTCTAATCTCCTGAAGATAGACACTGCAGAAGAACTG GAATTTATAGTAAGACAAGTGTCTTCTCAACCTGATAATTCATTCTGGATAGGACTTTCTCGCCATCAGACCGAAGGACCATTGCTGTGGGAGGATGGCTCAGTGTTCTCATCGAACTT ATTTCAAATCAGAAGCACAGACACCCAAGAAAACTCATCTCACAATTGTGTGTGGATCCACCTGTCAATAATTTATGACCAACTTTGTAGTGTGCCCTCATATAGTATTTGTGAGAAGAAAATGTCATGA